A region from the Anoplolepis gracilipes chromosome 2, ASM4749672v1, whole genome shotgun sequence genome encodes:
- the LOC140663089 gene encoding uncharacterized protein isoform X2 → MASRNEADLQEIQVECNDDYNRNNNRHDNNYSDRFAGKEDGCAKKNHQRNHPSQPGKAPLVGWRNGSPTICFTTSVKNNVDLVDNARNKHETSLDSTEKSNDAFEPIERSGTPRKVQETLDREKYVESNVNTIMNRRVRDSIDSDSIILKREDSVGSIEKETRRKKPKIPDGGWGWVVVLASLIISMIADGVSFSFGLLYIEFLHEFGASKSKTAWIGSLFMAVPLLSGPIMSALVDRYGCRNMTIIGGMISGLGFILSIFSNTIEVMYLTFGVIAGLGLGLCYVTAVVSIAFWFDKKRTLAVGLGACGTGIGTFVYAPMTTYFIAEYGWRGACLLLAGTFFNMIVAGTVMRDPEWWILEQQRQDQTVPRKSNIRSDGTVKSNGSPSDEFPGVEELRRLLRSDQAPEYFLQNLSTSTEMADGVKRHTTSVVNLPTFVKRSEKVPLEVLESLLGNSRLYTVILENYPSLLKCRSLSDKQLQDSTGEINKRGVTMSMRLKRAPESKVIAEQRKDSCPTSTHAPTKLVSNRKMSKKEIEETNPLLAKEVTVIPTERRRSVSKRYVDVEPQANVIRTDSIPWLRRQFSTNTHYFKDIRVHRNSVMYRGASLNLHKYRLRASSCPDIYRNSMITLAKENEQKWYDELMDLLKNMLDFSMFLELHFLLMSLSTILLFTWFIVPYFYLAEHLTRNGYDESDAANLLSIIGITNTIGMVILNH, encoded by the exons CATCCGAGTCAGCCAGGCAAAGCCCCTTTGGTGGGCTGGCGAAATGGGAGTCCCACGATCTGTTTCACGACTTCCGTTAAAAATAATGTCGATTTGGTGGACAACGCAAGAAATAAACACGAGACCAGTCTGGATTCGACGGAGAAGTCCAACGACGCGTTCGAGCCGATCGAGAGGAGCGGAACACCGAGGAAGGTTCAAGAAACACTCGATCGCGAGAAATATGTCGAATCGAATGTTAATACAATAATGAATCGCCGAGTCAGAGATTCTATCGATTCcgatagtattattttaaaacgcgaGGATTCCGTAGGTTCTatcgaaaaagaaacaagGCGTAAGAAACCGAAGATACCAGACGGCGGTTGGGGCTGGGTAGTCGTTTTGGCCTCTCTGATCATCTCCATGATAGCTGACGGCGTCTCCTTTAGCTTTGGTTTACTTTACATCGAGTTCCTTCATGAATTCGGCGCGTCCAAGTCCAAAACTGCTTGGATCGGTTCACTTTTTATGGCTGTGCCGCTTCTATCCGGACCGATCATGTCCGCCCTCGTAGACCGTTATGGATGTAGGAATATGACCATCATCGGCGGCATGATATCGGGATTGGGCTTCATACTAAGTATCTTCAGTAACACTATCGAGGTAATGTACTTGACCTTTGGCGTAATTGCGGGTCTCGGTCTGGGTTTGTGCTACGTCACCGCGGTTGTGAGCATCGCCTTTTGGTTCGACAAGAAACGAACCCTAGCTGTAGGTCTCGGCGCATGTGGCACCGGCATTGGTACGTTCGTATATGCCCCGATGACGACATACTTCATCGCCGAGTATGGCTGGCGAGGTGCTTGTCTTCTCCTGGCCGGCACATTCTTCAACATGATCGTCGCGGGGACTGTTATGAGGGATCCGGAATGGTGGATCCTGGAGCAACAGAGGCAGGATCAAACCGTGCCAAGGAAATCAAACATTCGATCAGACGGTACAGTAAAGTCAAACGGAAGTCCATCGGACGAGTTCCCAGGTGTCGAGGAGCTCCGACGATTACTCAGAAGCGACCAGGCGCccgaatattttttacagaaccTAAGTACGAGTACCGAAATGGCCGACGGTGTTAAGAGACATACGACGAGCGTGGTTAATCTGCCGACTTTTGTAAAGCGGAGTGAAAAG GTGCCTTTGGAAGTATTGGAGTCCCTACTAGGCAATTCTAGGCTCTATACTGTTATTCTGGAAAATTATCCTAGTCTTCTAAAGTGTAGAAGTTTGTCCGATAAACAGCTGCAGGATTCGACGGGGGAGATTAATAAAAGAGGAGTCACTATGTCAATGAG GCTGAAACGAGCACCGGAATCAAAAGTGATCGCCGAACAAAGGAAAGATTCATGTCCGACATCCACTCATGCACCGACGAAACTTGTTTCCAACAGAAAAATGTCCAAGAAGGAAATAGAGGAGACTAATCCCTTGCTGGCGAAAGAAGTCACG GTCATTCCGACGGAAAGAAGGAGATCCGTGTCTAAACGTTACGTTGACGTTGAGCCACAGGCAAACGTCATCAGGACCGATTCGATACCTTGGCTCAGACGACAGTTCAGTACCAACACCCATTATTTCAAGGATATCAGAGTCCATAGAAATTCTGTCATGTATCGTGGCGCTTCCCTAAATCTGCACAAGTACAGACTGAGAGCAAGCAGTTGTCCCGACATCTATAGAAACAGTATGATCACATTGGCTAAAGAAAACGAACAG AAGTGGTACGACGAGCTGATGGACCTGTTAAAGAACATGTTGGACTTTTCAATGTTTCTCGAATTGCATTTCCTGCTGATGTCACTGTCGACGATATTGCTATTCACATGGTTTATCGTTCCATATTTCTACCTTGCGGAGCATCTGACTAGGAATGGTTACGATGAGTCCGATGCTGCTAATCTTCTCAGCATTATCGGCATAACAAATACCATTGGAATGGTAATCTTAAATCATTAG